One genomic segment of Fervidobacterium pennivorans includes these proteins:
- a CDS encoding PD-(D/E)XK nuclease domain-containing protein, with translation MISGILFGSGVYHEIEKEVSGGIIDILIENNGVAYIIELKVDKSAKEALEQIKERRYYEGFTSKKCYLIGVSIDSRLKNIKEWTYEVIEAK, from the coding sequence GTGATAAGCGGGATATTATTTGGAAGTGGAGTGTACCATGAGATAGAAAAAGAAGTATCCGGAGGGATAATAGACATTCTGATAGAAAACAACGGGGTTGCGTATATAATTGAGCTGAAGGTTGACAAAAGTGCAAAAGAAGCGCTTGAACAGATAAAGGAAAGAAGATATTATGAAGGATTCACAAGCAAGAAATGTTATCTTATAGGTGTGAGTATAGATAGTCGGTTAAAAAACATAAAGGAATGGACCTACGAAGTTATCGAGGCAAAGTAA